In a genomic window of Hyphomonas sp.:
- a CDS encoding DUF2849 domain-containing protein produces the protein MTSVRPKLKPETPKAVTAWETATGQNVWMTADGSWTKDPSRIGAFTGDEAEARLAEAQAQEGQVTDPYFMEVTETGAITGRETLRETIRASGPTVAYGDGA, from the coding sequence ATGACATCCGTCCGCCCCAAACTGAAACCCGAGACTCCGAAAGCTGTCACCGCCTGGGAAACCGCGACCGGCCAGAATGTCTGGATGACCGCTGACGGAAGCTGGACGAAGGACCCGTCCCGTATCGGAGCCTTCACGGGAGACGAGGCAGAGGCCCGTCTTGCGGAGGCGCAGGCCCAGGAGGGGCAGGTCACCGATCCCTATTTCATGGAAGTCACCGAGACCGGCGCGATCACCGGCCGCGAGACGCTGCGCGAAACCATTCGCGCCTCCGGCCCGACCGTGGCGTATGGGGATGGCGCCTGA